One genomic window of Clostridium taeniosporum includes the following:
- a CDS encoding uracil-xanthine permease family protein produces the protein MSEIVSNNKKEQLEEVSSKGIARKLVLALQHLIAMFGATVLVPILTGLDISVSLFCAGIGTLIFHVCTKMKVPVFLGSSFAFIPVICAVKESYGDLRYAQGGIMIAGLVYVLMSFIIKKIGTDKIKAILPAQVVGPMIMVIGLNLIPTAFNMAKENIMIAVVTLGVTLAVKYLGKGFISQIAILCGVFVGYLISYFTGYVDTQAIAEASFIATPNFTLPRFDLGAIMIIVPVVLATFMEHIGDITTNGQVVGENFIEEPGLNRTLLGDGLATMTAALFGGPANTTYGENTGVLAMTKNYDPSILRLAAVFAIILSFIAKFGTVISTIPQAVMGGISLMLFTMIALVGFKTLKYEKVKMNWKNIIIIAVILIIGFLGTYIEKKFGILIGIKINDAVSISGLSFAAIVGVILNLVLNKIKFRR, from the coding sequence ATGTCAGAAATCGTAAGTAACAATAAAAAAGAACAATTGGAAGAAGTTTCTTCAAAGGGGATTGCTAGAAAGTTAGTTTTAGCATTACAACATTTAATAGCAATGTTTGGCGCAACGGTTTTAGTTCCTATATTAACAGGTCTTGATATTTCTGTATCACTATTTTGTGCTGGTATTGGAACATTAATATTTCATGTTTGTACCAAGATGAAAGTTCCCGTCTTTTTAGGATCATCATTTGCATTTATTCCTGTAATATGTGCAGTTAAAGAATCATATGGAGATTTGAGATATGCACAAGGTGGAATAATGATAGCAGGTCTAGTTTATGTCTTAATGTCTTTTATTATCAAAAAAATTGGTACTGATAAAATAAAAGCCATATTACCAGCGCAGGTTGTTGGACCTATGATTATGGTAATTGGATTAAATTTGATTCCTACAGCATTTAATATGGCAAAAGAAAATATAATGATTGCAGTTGTAACACTAGGAGTAACATTAGCAGTAAAATATTTAGGAAAAGGCTTTATATCACAAATTGCAATATTATGTGGTGTATTTGTAGGATATTTAATATCTTACTTTACTGGATATGTAGATACTCAAGCAATTGCAGAAGCAAGTTTCATAGCAACTCCAAACTTTACATTACCTAGATTTGATTTAGGAGCTATAATGATTATTGTACCAGTAGTATTAGCTACATTTATGGAACATATAGGAGATATAACTACTAATGGTCAAGTTGTAGGAGAAAATTTTATTGAAGAACCAGGTTTAAATAGAACATTATTAGGTGATGGACTAGCTACTATGACAGCAGCATTATTTGGTGGACCAGCTAATACTACATATGGAGAAAACACTGGAGTTTTAGCAATGACAAAAAATTATGATCCTTCAATTTTAAGATTAGCAGCTGTATTTGCAATAATATTAAGTTTTATAGCTAAATTTGGTACAGTAATAAGCACTATTCCACAAGCTGTAATGGGTGGGATTAGTTTAATGCTATTTACTATGATTGCATTAGTAGGATTTAAAACTTTGAAATACGAAAAAGTAAAAATGAATTGGAAAAATATAATTATAATTGCAGTCATATTGATAATAGGTTTTTTAGGAACATATATAGAAAAGAAATTTGGAATTTTAATAGGTATAAAAATAAATGATGCAGTATCTATATCTGGATTAAGCTTTGCAGCAATTGTTGGAGTAATACTTAATCTAGTATTAAACAAAATTAAGTTTAGAAGATAG
- a CDS encoding glycine betaine ABC transporter substrate-binding protein, translating to MNKSLKKIMSLAFVGVLAVGMLGGCGKNSTQKTEDSKGKVTLGYVNWADGVAMTNLAKAVLEDKMGYEVEMKQGEPGMVYTSVSTGDMDAFLDSWLPLAHKDYMDKYGENIEKIGTNFEGAKIGLVVPEYMDINSIEDLNKIKDQLEGKIIGIDPGAGIMKATDKGIQEYGLDLELVEGSGVTMTAMLKKAIDKKEPIVVTGWKPHWKFARWDLKFLEDPKKVYGEAQDIYTVATKGFSKEMPEVAQFLNNFKVDSKQLGSLMGDIQDNSDKDPLEIAKDWMKNNEDLVNSWIPKE from the coding sequence ATGAACAAAAGTTTAAAAAAGATTATGTCATTAGCATTTGTTGGTGTATTAGCTGTAGGAATGCTAGGTGGATGTGGGAAAAATTCAACACAAAAAACAGAAGATTCAAAGGGAAAAGTAACATTAGGATATGTAAACTGGGCAGATGGAGTAGCTATGACTAATTTAGCTAAAGCTGTATTAGAAGATAAAATGGGATATGAAGTTGAAATGAAGCAAGGAGAACCAGGTATGGTATATACTTCAGTATCAACTGGTGATATGGATGCTTTTTTAGATTCATGGTTACCACTTGCTCATAAAGATTATATGGATAAATATGGAGAAAATATAGAAAAAATAGGAACTAATTTTGAAGGTGCTAAGATAGGTTTAGTAGTTCCTGAATATATGGATATAAACAGTATAGAAGATTTAAATAAAATTAAAGATCAATTAGAAGGAAAAATAATAGGTATTGATCCAGGTGCAGGTATAATGAAAGCTACAGATAAAGGAATACAAGAGTATGGCTTAGATTTAGAGCTTGTAGAAGGTAGTGGCGTTACAATGACAGCTATGCTTAAAAAAGCAATAGATAAAAAGGAACCAATTGTTGTAACAGGATGGAAACCACATTGGAAGTTTGCTCGTTGGGATCTTAAATTCTTAGAAGATCCAAAAAAAGTTTATGGTGAAGCTCAGGATATTTATACAGTGGCAACAAAAGGTTTCTCAAAAGAAATGCCAGAGGTTGCACAATTCTTAAATAATTTTAAGGTGGATAGTAAACAACTAGGATCTTTAATGGGTGATATTCAAGATAATAGTGATAAAGATCCTTTAGAAATTGCAAAAGATTGGATGAAAAATAATGAAGATTTAGTAAATAGTTGGATACCTAAAGAATAA
- a CDS encoding glycine betaine ABC transporter substrate-binding protein — MHKNLKKIMSLAFVGVLAIGMLAGCGKNSTQKAENSKGKVTLGYVNWAEGVAMTNLVKVVLEDKMGYEVDMKQGEAGMIYTSLSTGDMDAFLDGWLPVTHKDYMERYKDGIEKLGANFEGAKIGLVVPKYMDINSIEDLNKIKDKVDGKIIGIDPGAGIMKTTNKVIKDYGLDLELMEGSGATMTAMLKKAEDEKTPIVVTGWKPHWKFARWDLKFLEDPKKAYGEAENIYTIARKDFAKDMPEVAQFLNNFKMDDKQLGSLMGDIQENSKKDPLEVAKNWMKNNEDLVNSWIPKE; from the coding sequence ATGCATAAAAACTTGAAAAAGATTATGTCATTAGCATTTGTTGGCGTATTAGCTATAGGAATGTTAGCTGGATGTGGAAAGAATTCAACACAAAAAGCAGAAAATTCAAAAGGAAAAGTAACTCTAGGATATGTAAACTGGGCAGAAGGAGTAGCTATGACTAATTTAGTCAAAGTTGTATTAGAAGATAAAATGGGATATGAAGTTGACATGAAGCAAGGTGAAGCTGGAATGATTTATACTTCATTATCAACTGGAGATATGGATGCTTTTTTAGATGGATGGTTACCAGTTACTCATAAGGATTATATGGAAAGATACAAAGATGGTATAGAAAAACTTGGAGCTAATTTTGAAGGTGCTAAGATAGGTTTAGTAGTTCCTAAATATATGGATATAAATAGTATAGAAGATTTAAATAAAATTAAAGATAAAGTAGATGGGAAAATAATAGGTATTGATCCAGGTGCAGGTATAATGAAAACTACCAATAAAGTAATAAAGGATTATGGATTAGATTTAGAACTTATGGAAGGTAGCGGAGCTACAATGACAGCTATGCTTAAAAAAGCAGAAGATGAAAAGACACCAATTGTTGTAACAGGATGGAAACCACATTGGAAGTTTGCTCGTTGGGATCTTAAATTCTTGGAGGATCCAAAAAAAGCTTATGGTGAAGCTGAAAACATCTATACAATTGCACGAAAAGATTTTGCAAAAGATATGCCAGAAGTTGCACAATTTTTAAATAATTTTAAAATGGATGATAAGCAATTAGGATCTTTAATGGGGGATATTCAAGAAAATAGTAAGAAAGATCCTTTAGAAGTTGCAAAGAATTGGATGAAAAATAATGAAGATCTAGTAAATAGTTGGATACCTAAGGAGTAA